A portion of the Lolium rigidum isolate FL_2022 chromosome 1, APGP_CSIRO_Lrig_0.1, whole genome shotgun sequence genome contains these proteins:
- the LOC124683358 gene encoding plastid division protein PDV1-like: MRWETAATGAAAEALQERIWDLHDKLSHAILSLSACAGLPGCGCGHVVVKGRRPGGYPDLAAASAMVDARGLHAIRAALEDLEGHLHFLHDVQLQQRAERDAAIARVQQSRILLAARLAEHRGKRHGVIEEALGFVGDVLDKNQFVSPEDVYGMHNQSDEDEDRTGHGSNMVVRVVSCTFAFAKNILRFERMGGVLGNAAVLAVSMLAFLQLHQLALGRQTPAVQYRRTDNRFHSGGSRRNSKEKHVEVLLARG, translated from the exons ATGAGATGGGAGACGGCGGCGACGGGAGCGGCGGCAGAGGCGCTGCAGGAGCGCATCTGGGACCTCCACGACAAGCTCAGCCACGCCATCCTCTCCCTCTCCGCCTGCGCCGGCCTTCCGGGCTGCGGCTGCGGGCACGTGGTCGTCAAGGGGCGGCGGCCTGGAGGGTACCCCGACCTTGCGGCGGCGTCGGCCATGGTGGACGCGCGGGGTCTGCACGCCATCCGCGCCGCGCTCGAGGACCTCGAGGGCCACCTCCACTTCCTTCAT GATGTTCAGTTACAACAGCGTGCTGAGCGAGATGCTGCGATTGCTAGGGTGCAGCAAAGTCGTATTCTCCTTGCTGCAAGGTTGGCTGAACATAGAGGAAAGAGGCATGGAGTCATTGAGGAAGCCTTAGGTTTCGTGGGCGATGTGCTTGACAAAAACCAATTTGTCTCGCCTGAAGATGTCTATGGGATGCACAACCAATCAGACGAAGATGAGGACCGCACGGGACATGGTTCAAACATGGTGGTGCGTGTGGTATCCTGCACTTTTGCTTTTGCCAAGAACATTTTAAGATTCGAGAGGATGGGTGGTGTGCTGGGTAATGCTGCTGTGCTTGCGgtaagcatgcttgctttcttgcaGCTGCATCAGCTGGCCTTGGGTAGACAAACTCCAGCAGTTCAATATAGGAGAACCGATAATCGTTTTCATTCTGGAGGGTCTAGAAGAAACAGCAAAGAAAAGCATGTGGAAGTGTTATTAGCTAGAGGTTGA